caacgttgaaactagcttcaaacaaacggtttgacagcagttagggtggaaactgggttaggtttggtatcaagcgaaaacgacataagtttatTCAACTTCAAAAATGACGCTTGAATctatcggtctcagaagacgtaatttttttcgatttcgttcTGAGGGCAGACATAATTTGAGTTAAAGAagatgttagtaaatgttttgtgGTATATCTCGATTTATTTATGTAATTAAGTAATCATCTTAATGATATTCTCATTTTTTCCATGATTTTTCTAGCTGCTTAGCAATCGCTTCTAAGAAGTCCTGTGTGTTCAAATACATGCCTTCCTTTGTGTTTTTCATGCCATGAATACAAATTGCTAAATCTTTCGTCATGTTCCCAGATTCAACACAGTCAATGCAAGCGCGCTCTAGAGCAGTAGCAAAGCGACCCAGTTCAGGAGTACTATCCAACTTCGCACGATGTTCTAATCCTCGAGTCCAGGCAAAGATAGATGCAATCGGGTTTGTCGATGTCGGTCGGCCTTTCTGATGTTCTCTGTTGATAATCATTGTATATACAAGCTAATATTAATGTTTATTTTGAGTTTCAACCTGTAATGACGCGTGACTGTTCCGTGAGCAGCCTCGGATTCAATAGTTTTACCGTCTGGACACACCAGAACAGAAGTCATAAGTCCAAGCGATCCATAACCTTGGGCTATAATATCTGACTGGACGTCTCCGTCGTAGTTTTTACAGGACCACACAAAAGCTCCATCCGATTTCAAGGCTTGGGCTACCATATCGTCGATTAAACGATGTTCGTACCAAATTTTGGCATCATCAAATTGCTTTTTGTAGTGtctgaaataaattgaaaatgaaatgaaatataaaattgaaataatttacaaatttcatacttttcataaatttcttGAAAGATATCTTTGAACCGACCATCGTATCGCTTTAAGATCGTGTTTTTAGTGGATAAATATAGCGGCCACTTTTTAGATAGTGCGATTTGGAATGATGAGTGTGCAAAGGACGTAATAGACTCGTCGGTGTTGTACATTCCCATCGCAACGCCTCCTCCCTTATATTTGAATAGCTGATGTTCTTCGGACGTTCCATCATCGCCATTGAAGACAAGTTTCACTGTACCCGGTTTAGTTACGACAAAGTCTTGTGCCTTGTATTGGTCACCATGAGCGTGACGACCAATAATGATAGGTCTAGTCCAACCGGGCACAAGACGCGGAATGTTTTTGCATAAAATTGGCTCACGAAACACAGTACCACCAAGAATGTTACGAATAGTTCCGTTGGGGCTAAGCCACATTTTCTTTAGATCGAATTCTTTTACGCGTTGCTCATCCGGGGTAATCGTCGCGCATTTGATCCCAACATTGTGTTTTAAAACTGCATTTGCAGCATCGATCGTCACCTGATCGTTAGTTTGATCTCTGTACGGTAGACCAAGATCGTAGTAGAGACACTCGACCTTAACGTAGGGGAAGATAAGTTTCTCTTTAATGAATTGCCAAATTATTCTCGTCATTTCATCACCATC
This genomic window from Malaya genurostris strain Urasoe2022 chromosome 1, Malgen_1.1, whole genome shotgun sequence contains:
- the LOC131440557 gene encoding isocitrate dehydrogenase [NADP], mitochondrial-like; translation: MARALMRLAKFVGSNYTNNVVPLSVTSVRNKSSDARIQAINPVVEMDGDEMTRIIWQFIKEKLIFPYVKVECLYYDLGLPYRDQTNDQVTIDAANAVLKHNVGIKCATITPDEQRVKEFDLKKMWLSPNGTIRNILGGTVFREPILCKNIPRLVPGWTRPIIIGRHAHGDQYKAQDFVVTKPGTVKLVFNGDDGTSEEHQLFKYKGGGVAMGMYNTDESITSFAHSSFQIALSKKWPLYLSTKNTILKRYDGRFKDIFQEIYEKHYKKQFDDAKIWYEHRLIDDMVAQALKSDGAFVWSCKNYDGDVQSDIIAQGYGSLGLMTSVLVCPDGKTIESEAAHGTVTRHYREHQKGRPTSTNPIASIFAWTRGLEHRAKLDSTPELGRFATALERACIDCVESGNMTKDLAICIHGMKNTKEGMYLNTQDFLEAIAKQLEKSWKK